The Fusarium musae strain F31 chromosome 10, whole genome shotgun sequence genome window below encodes:
- a CDS encoding hypothetical protein (EggNog:ENOG41) translates to MVHPKAEKALEEAKKLVAQLESYEDDPISHQNVLKQTEVVRSAFQDPMDQMTHLMEQFSLGCAFHTILGIRAYHAMPEDGSPIAAEELARITNVATTVIQRIYRVAVSHGVFVETAPDTYAHNDLSRILNPRGLGSFFMIVLEFSRAWMHLPEYLESHNPEDVFDLRKSPAVYSVGKEHLGKSYYELLEMDPDPERRELWNANMVAVDELMPVVGMFPFASLKDEVAQDPERPFLVDIGAGRGQSCIAIRKDIGDAFDAKYILQDLPGVIDSMDPKHYPDFELMTYDAFTPQPVKNARIYFMRRFLHDFYTPVCIEFVKNTASAMGPDSRLIICDQLIPDMVEEDKFRDLYWLDFALLAMTGQEKKKADFEEIFEAAGLELVKIYPSAYGCTAMLEARLKKPE, encoded by the exons ATGGTCCATCCCAAAGCTGAAAAAGCCCTCGAGGAGGCAAAAAAACTAGTCGCCCAGCTCGAATCATACGAGGATGATCCCATCAGCCACCAAAATGTCCTCAAGCAGACGGAAGTAGTTCGTTCAGCTTTCCAAGATCCCATGGATCAGATGACACACCTAATGGAGCAATTTAGTCTCGGATGCGCTTTCCATACCATTCTTGGAATCCGGGCGTACCATGCCATGCCCGAAGATGGAAGTCCCATCGCCGCTGAGGAATTGGCTCGCATTACCAATGTGGCTACTACTGTGATTCAGCGCATTTACCGTGTGGCTGTTAGTCATGGTGTTTTTGTTGAGACTGCGCCTGATACGTACGCTCACAATGACCTTTCCCGGATCTTGAACCCGAGGGGTTTAGGTTCGTTTTTCATGATTGTGTTGGAGTTTAGTCGTGCCTGGATGCATCTACCCGAGTACCTCGAGTCTCACAACCCTGAAGATGTCTTTGATCTCAGAAAATCCCCTGCCGTGTACTCAGTGGGTAAGGAGCATCTCGGAAAGTCATACTATGAGCTGCTAGAGATGGACCCTGATCCTGAGCGACGTGAGCTTTGGAATGCAAACATGGTTGCCGTTGATGAATTGATGCCTGTCGTTGGCATGTTTCCCTTTGCATCGCTCAAGGACGAAGTCGCTCAGGATCCTGAACGACCTTTCTTGGTGGATATCGGTGCCGGCCGTGGTCAGTCGTGTATCGCCATCCGCAAGGACATTGGCGATGCCTTTGACGCAAAGTATATCCTACAGGACCTCCCTGGTGTCATTGACTCGATGGATCCCAAGCATTATCCAGACTTTGAACTTATGACTTACGATGCCTTTACTCCGCAGCCTGTCAAGA ACGCCCGCATCTACTTTATGCGCCGCTTCCTTCATGACTTCTATACGCCAGTCTGTATCGAATTCGTTAAGAACACCGCATCAGCCATGGGGCCCGATTCCCGGCTGATCATATGCGACCAGCTTATTCCCGACATGGTCGAAGAAGACAAGTTCAGAGATCTGTACTGGCTTGATTTTGCGCTCCTCGCCATGACTggccaggagaagaagaaggcagaCTTCGAAGAGATCTTTGAAGCTGCCGGTCTAGAGCTGGTCAAGATTTACCCATCTGCCTATGGATGTACTGCGATGCTGGAGGCGAGATTGAAGAAGCCTGAGTAG
- a CDS encoding hypothetical protein (EggNog:ENOG41~CAZy:AA5~CAZy:CBM32), with amino-acid sequence MKSFYSLALCLGAFFNAATAIPPEEQGQQPGKFAAAPPVGSNPIDRKGWTVKCSSQASNFPCGRAIDGDKNTFWQTPYGTTNTPPPHTITIDMKQTQYVSGLQITPRQDGNTRNWIGRHEVYLSSDGTNWGKPVAFGTYWGDKYPWITNFETQPARYLRFVALSNVNSDYPWIAIADFQVYNALKYNPPVKGLGKWGPTLDFPVIPVAGAVEPVSGKVVIWSAYRYDAFQGTTPRGGFTLTSIWDPKTNVISNRNVSNNHHDMFCPGISMDGEGQIVVTGGNDAKKTTILMPDGNWVPGPDMQIARGYQSSATCSDGRVFTIGGSWSGPRGGKNGEIYDPKAKTWTSLPKCLVGPMLTKDKEGVYKSDNHAWLFGWKKNSVFQAGPSTAMNWYYTTKGTQGDTKAAGTRRKNGRIDPDSMNGNVAMFDALKGKILTFGGATSYQQAPATANAHVLTIDQPGAIAQTALVGNNGAGIHARVFATSVILPDGNVFITGGQSYSNPFTDTNAQLEPEMFISSSNTFAKQQSNTIPRTYHSMSLLLPDATVFNGGGGLCGSCKSNHFDAQIFTPQYLLDGNGNLATRPKITAVSATTAKVGSTITVTANSAIKSASLIRYGTATHVVNTDQRRIPLALTGAGTNKYSFKIPNDSGIALPGYWMLFVLNNAGVPSVASTIKVTV; translated from the coding sequence gccttgtgccTTGGTGCCTTCTTCAATGCAGCCACTGCCATTCCACCAGAGGAGCAGGGACAACAGCCTGGAAAGTTCGCTGCTGCTCCCCCCGTTGGCTCAAACCCCATTGACCGCAAGGGATGGACTGTCAAGTGTTCCAGCCAGGCTTCAAACTTCCCCTGTGGTAGAGCCATCGATGGTGACAAGAACACCTTCTGGCAGACTCCCTATGGCACAACCAACACGCCTCCTCCTcacaccatcaccattgaCATGAAGCAGACTCAGTATGTCAGTGGTCTCCAGATTACACCTCGCCAAGACGGCAACACCCGTAACTGGATTGGTCGACATGAAGTCTACCTTAGCTCTGACGGCACCAACTGGGGAAAGCCCGTTGCCTTTGGAACATACTGGGGAGACAAGTACCCCTGGATCACAAACTTTGAGACTCAGCCTGCTCGCTATCTTCGCTTTGTTGCCCTTTCCAACGTGAACTCCGACTATCCCTGGATTGCTATTGCCGACTTTCAAGTCTACAACGCTCTCAAGTACAATCCTCCTGTTAAGGGTCTTGGAAAATGGGGTCCTACTCTTGACTTCCCCGTCATCCCCGTCGCTGGTGCCGTTGAGCCTGTCTCAGGAAAGGTCGTCATCTGGTCTGCTTACCGATATGATGCTTTCCAAGGCACCACTCCTCGGGGTGGCTTCACTCTCACTTCTATCTGGGACCCCAAGACCAACGTCATCTCCAACCGCAATGTTTCCAACAACCATCACGACATGTTCTGCCCTGGTATTTCCATGGACGGTGAGGGACAGATTGTCGTTACTGGTGGTAACGATGCGAAGAAGACTACCATTCTCATGCCTGATGGCAACTGGGTTCCTGGCCCTGACATGCAGATTGCTCGTGGTTACCAATCATCTGCTACTTGCTCTGACGGCCGTGTTTTCACCATCGGTGGCTCATGGAGCGGTCCCCGTGGCGGCAAGAACGGTGAAATCTACGaccccaaggccaagacctgGACCTCCCTTCCCAAGTGCCTCGTCGGCCCTATGctcaccaaggacaaggagggtGTCTACAAGTCTGACAACCACGCTTGGCTCTTTGGCTGGAAGAAGAACAGTGTTTTCCAGGCTGGACCCAGCACAGCCATGAACTGGTACTACACCACCAAGGGCACTCAGGGTGACACCAAGGCTGCTGGTACTCGACGAAAGAACGGCAGAATTGATCCTGATTCCATGAACGGCAATGTTGCCATGTTCGATGCCCTTAAGGGCAAGATTCTCACCTTTGGCGGTGCTACCAGCTACCAACAAGCTCCTGCCACTGCTAACGCTCATGTTCTCACCATTGACCAGCCCGGTGCCATCGCCCAGACTGCTCTCGTTGGGAACAACGGGGCTGGTATTCACGCCCGTGTCTTCGCTACCTCTGTCATCCTCCCTGACGGAAACGTCTTCATCACTGGTGGCCAATCTTACTCCAACCCTTTCACCGACACCAACGCTCAGCTCGAGCCCGAGATGTTcatttcctcctccaacacATTCGCTAAGCAACAATCCAACACCATTCCCCGCACGTATCACAGTATgtctctgctgctgccagaTGCTACTGTCTTCAACGGTGGCGGTGGTCTCTGCGGTAGCTGCAAGAGCAACCACTTTGACGCTCAGATCTTCACCCCTCAGTACCTCCTTGATGGCAATGGTAACCTTGCTACCCGCCCCAAGATCACTGCTGTTTCGGCTACTACTGCCAAGGTCGGCAGCACCATCACTGTCACTGCCAACAGCGCCATCAAGAGCGCTTCTCTTATCCGATACGGAACTGCGACACATGTTGTCAACACTGACCAGCGCCGCATTCCTTTGGCCCTGACTGGTGCTGGTACTAACAAGTACTCTTTCAAGATTCCCAATGACTCTGGTATTGCCCTCCCCGGCTACTGGATGctcttcgtcctcaacaACGCTGGTGTTCCTAGCGTTGCTAGCACCATTAAGGTCACTGTCTGA